In a single window of the Luteibacter rhizovicinus DSM 16549 genome:
- a CDS encoding GMC oxidoreductase, producing the protein MEKNTFDAIVVGTGVSGGWAAKELTEKGLKTLVLDRGPMVQHLDYPTAMKAPWELPYGDEPTQEDLARWPKHTRPSFYGITQSTKHWFADDIDNPYEETKPFDWFRGYHVGGRSLMWGRQSYRFSQMDFEANGKEGVGADWPIRYDDLAPWYDHVEHFIGVSGNTDHLAQLPDGDFLPPMELNCVEKDFQGKLDSKFNRKLIIGRTANLSAPLKHDQSPQRGTCQYRNLCMRGCPFGGYFSSNSSTLPSAERTGNMTMVTNAIVYELIYDNEKGKATGVRVLDAETGKQTEYFARVIFMCASTFGTAHILMNSTSSRFPNGFGNDSGELGHNIMDHLFGTGARAMVDGHEDRYYSGRRPNGFYIPRYRNVGTDKQKYLRGFGFQGGAGRQDWTRLVQQEALGEELKRAAQEPGPWYVSMMGFGEMLPSHKNFVTLDRNHKDKYGLPVLNFDAAHQENEIMMGKAIIEDAMEMLTGAGYRNVNSFSMKANVGAGIHEMGTARMGRDPKTSVLNGWNQVHACKNVFVTDGSAMASSACQNPSLTYMALTARAANHAVEELKRGNL; encoded by the coding sequence ATGGAAAAGAACACATTCGACGCCATTGTCGTGGGCACCGGCGTCAGCGGTGGCTGGGCTGCCAAGGAGCTCACCGAGAAGGGCCTGAAAACGCTCGTGCTCGACCGCGGCCCGATGGTCCAGCACCTCGACTATCCCACGGCCATGAAGGCACCCTGGGAACTGCCGTACGGCGATGAGCCGACGCAGGAAGACCTCGCCCGGTGGCCCAAGCACACGCGTCCGTCCTTCTACGGCATCACCCAGTCCACCAAGCACTGGTTCGCCGATGACATCGACAACCCGTATGAGGAAACCAAGCCCTTCGACTGGTTCCGCGGCTACCACGTCGGCGGACGCTCGCTGATGTGGGGCCGGCAGAGCTATCGCTTCAGCCAGATGGACTTCGAGGCGAACGGCAAGGAGGGTGTGGGCGCGGATTGGCCCATCCGCTACGACGACCTCGCCCCGTGGTACGACCACGTCGAGCATTTCATCGGCGTCAGCGGCAATACCGATCACCTGGCCCAGCTGCCCGACGGCGATTTCCTTCCGCCCATGGAGCTCAACTGCGTCGAGAAGGACTTCCAGGGAAAGCTGGACAGCAAGTTCAATCGCAAACTGATCATTGGCCGCACCGCCAACCTGTCTGCGCCGCTGAAACACGACCAGAGCCCGCAGCGCGGCACCTGCCAGTATCGCAACCTGTGCATGCGTGGCTGTCCGTTCGGTGGCTACTTCAGCAGCAACTCGTCGACCCTGCCCTCCGCCGAGCGCACGGGCAACATGACGATGGTGACCAATGCCATCGTGTACGAGCTGATCTACGACAATGAGAAGGGCAAGGCCACCGGTGTTCGCGTACTCGACGCGGAGACGGGAAAGCAGACCGAGTACTTCGCTCGTGTGATCTTCATGTGCGCGTCCACCTTCGGCACGGCGCATATCCTGATGAACTCGACCTCGAGCCGCTTCCCGAACGGCTTCGGTAACGACAGCGGCGAGCTGGGCCACAACATCATGGACCACCTGTTCGGCACCGGCGCGCGCGCCATGGTCGACGGCCATGAAGACCGCTATTACTCCGGTCGACGCCCTAACGGCTTCTACATTCCCCGCTATCGCAACGTCGGCACGGACAAACAGAAGTACCTGCGCGGTTTCGGCTTCCAGGGCGGCGCGGGCCGCCAGGACTGGACGCGTCTCGTCCAGCAGGAGGCGCTGGGTGAGGAGCTCAAGCGCGCCGCGCAAGAGCCCGGACCGTGGTATGTCTCGATGATGGGCTTCGGCGAGATGCTGCCCTCGCACAAGAACTTCGTGACGCTGGACCGCAACCACAAGGACAAATACGGCCTGCCCGTGCTCAATTTCGATGCCGCGCATCAGGAAAACGAGATCATGATGGGCAAGGCCATCATCGAGGATGCGATGGAGATGCTGACCGGTGCGGGCTACCGGAACGTGAACTCGTTCTCGATGAAGGCCAACGTCGGCGCCGGCATCCATGAAATGGGTACCGCGCGCATGGGTCGCGACCCGAAGACCTCGGTGCTCAACGGCTGGAACCAGGTTCACGCCTGCAAGAACGTTTTCGTGACCGACGGTTCGGCCATGGCGTCATCCGCCTGCCAGAACCCGTCCCTCACGTACATGGCGCTGACCGCACGCGCGGCCAATCACGCCGTGGAAGAACTCAAGCGCGGCAACCTGTGA
- a CDS encoding sugar phosphate isomerase/epimerase family protein, with translation MMNRRQFLTRSALCGTVLGLGLAGPGKLLAAAAKGKGLGIQLYMVLDAYKTDPVGTLKTLKSIGYTEIEAIITTTAGTLRDQLKEAGLACPSLHFDSLGFEAGIEAAHTLGAKYIVSSMLPSIMQKEANKAGDPGYSLDDAKRTAEYANRLGEKASKAGLQYAYHNHHAEFTDVGGGQVFYDILLKETDKHLVQFELDCGWVSAGGKNPADYFKANPGRIPLMHAKDFLRGDQKDYPGAELGRGKLDYKPIMAAADSSGLKHCFVEQEGPFARMSSLDAARVDFDYLRPLR, from the coding sequence ATGATGAATCGCAGGCAGTTCCTCACGCGTTCCGCGTTGTGCGGCACGGTGCTTGGCCTCGGGCTCGCTGGCCCGGGAAAGCTTCTCGCCGCCGCGGCGAAGGGCAAGGGGCTCGGCATCCAGCTCTACATGGTCCTCGACGCGTACAAGACCGACCCGGTCGGCACGCTCAAGACGCTGAAGTCGATCGGTTACACGGAGATCGAAGCCATCATCACGACGACGGCCGGGACACTTCGTGATCAGCTGAAGGAAGCCGGGCTGGCGTGCCCGAGCCTGCATTTCGACAGCCTCGGCTTCGAGGCGGGCATCGAAGCGGCACACACGCTGGGCGCGAAGTACATCGTCAGCAGCATGCTGCCGTCGATCATGCAGAAAGAAGCGAACAAGGCGGGAGATCCGGGTTATTCGCTCGATGACGCCAAGCGCACCGCCGAATACGCCAATCGTCTGGGCGAAAAGGCCAGCAAGGCCGGCCTCCAGTACGCGTACCACAACCACCACGCCGAGTTCACCGACGTGGGCGGCGGACAGGTGTTCTACGACATCCTCCTGAAAGAGACGGACAAGCATCTCGTCCAGTTCGAGCTCGACTGCGGCTGGGTGTCTGCGGGTGGCAAGAACCCTGCCGATTATTTCAAGGCCAATCCGGGCCGCATCCCCCTGATGCACGCGAAGGATTTCCTGCGCGGCGATCAGAAGGATTACCCGGGTGCCGAACTCGGGCGCGGCAAGCTCGACTACAAACCGATCATGGCGGCCGCCGACTCGTCCGGACTGAAGCACTGCTTCGTCGAACAGGAAGGCCCGTTCGCTCGCATGAGCTCGCTTGACGCCGCGCGCGTCGACTTCGATTACCTGCGTCCGTTGCGCTGA